The following proteins come from a genomic window of Proteiniphilum propionicum:
- a CDS encoding alpha-L-fucosidase, which yields MRKILFICLLITVVSSSGCNQRANTYFEKKLTFRNLLTSDQKVKLSAYVVPTQRQYEWQELELTAFIHFGMNTFTGREWGDGSEDPALFNPADLDAEQWVTTLQNAGFKLLILTAKHHDGFCLWPTATTSHSVASSPWHNGYGDLVKEVKEACDKYNMKFGVYLSPWDRNAASYGDSPKYNAMFAQQLTELLTNYGEIHEVWFDGANGEGPNGKVQEYDWGRFYHVIDSLQPKAVKAIMGDDVRWVGNEKGLGRETEWSVTPLQPNINEAITNENKRLNISPTSKELGIRQLISEAQTLYWYPSEVDVSIRPGWFYHPEQDNQVKTLQQLVNIYFNSVGMNSVLLLNIPPDKRGRIHEVDAERLNLFGSYIRNTFRNEKLNDGEAAWKARSGASKEFSIQPGETINTVMLQEDIRKGQRVEEFILEGLINNEWVKLAEGTTIGYKRLLKFNDVAPTVLRVTISETRDIANIAKVGAYYAPLLEEAAKEMQLSDISAESWKITSDNPLTVDLGELYKIKGFTYRPVDNREPVFTYIFKVSGDGNTWVDAKKGEFSNIKNNPIPQRIIFSETINARYFQLEALSGADGGKPATDMNQIGILTK from the coding sequence ATGAGAAAAATTTTATTCATCTGCCTGTTAATAACTGTAGTATCTTCATCCGGATGCAATCAGAGGGCTAACACCTATTTCGAAAAAAAGCTCACGTTCAGAAACTTGCTTACATCAGATCAGAAAGTGAAGTTATCCGCCTACGTAGTTCCAACACAGCGACAATACGAGTGGCAGGAGCTTGAGTTGACAGCTTTTATCCATTTTGGGATGAATACATTCACCGGCAGGGAATGGGGCGACGGATCAGAAGATCCTGCTCTTTTCAACCCGGCCGATTTAGATGCAGAGCAGTGGGTTACCACACTGCAGAACGCTGGCTTTAAATTGCTTATCCTTACAGCAAAACATCACGATGGTTTTTGTCTATGGCCTACCGCAACTACGTCTCATTCAGTGGCATCGTCGCCATGGCACAATGGTTATGGCGACTTGGTAAAAGAGGTGAAAGAGGCATGCGACAAATACAATATGAAGTTTGGAGTGTACCTTTCACCTTGGGACAGGAATGCGGCGAGCTATGGCGACTCGCCAAAATATAATGCAATGTTTGCCCAACAGCTTACTGAACTGCTTACAAACTATGGGGAAATTCACGAAGTGTGGTTCGATGGAGCCAATGGCGAAGGCCCCAACGGCAAAGTACAGGAGTACGACTGGGGACGTTTCTATCATGTTATCGACAGCCTACAGCCAAAGGCGGTTAAAGCAATAATGGGTGACGATGTAAGGTGGGTAGGTAATGAAAAAGGACTTGGTAGAGAAACTGAGTGGAGCGTAACGCCATTGCAGCCTAATATCAACGAAGCCATCACAAATGAAAACAAACGCCTGAATATCTCCCCCACTTCAAAAGAGTTAGGCATCCGTCAGCTTATTTCTGAAGCACAGACGCTATACTGGTACCCGTCGGAAGTTGACGTATCAATTCGCCCGGGCTGGTTCTATCATCCTGAACAGGATAATCAGGTAAAAACATTGCAGCAGCTAGTGAACATCTATTTTAATTCTGTAGGCATGAACTCGGTATTGTTACTTAACATACCACCAGATAAACGAGGCAGAATACATGAGGTTGATGCCGAACGCCTGAATCTGTTTGGCTCATATATCAGAAACACCTTCAGAAATGAAAAGCTTAACGATGGAGAAGCAGCCTGGAAAGCCCGTTCAGGTGCCTCAAAAGAATTTTCAATTCAGCCGGGAGAAACAATCAACACTGTTATGCTTCAGGAAGATATCCGCAAGGGCCAGCGTGTGGAAGAGTTTATATTAGAAGGGCTAATAAACAATGAATGGGTGAAACTGGCCGAAGGTACTACCATCGGTTACAAACGATTGCTCAAATTCAATGATGTAGCACCTACAGTACTAAGGGTCACAATCTCAGAAACACGCGACATTGCAAACATTGCAAAAGTGGGTGCCTATTATGCACCGCTACTGGAAGAAGCAGCCAAAGAGATGCAGTTATCAGATATTTCCGCCGAGTCGTGGAAAATCACCAGTGACAACCCTCTTACTGTTGACCTTGGTGAGCTTTACAAGATAAAAGGGTTTACATATAGACCCGTTGATAACAGGGAACCGGTTTTCACATATATTTTCAAGGTGAGCGGCGATGGTAATACCTGGGTTGATGCCAAAAAGGGAGAGTTCAGCAACATCAAAAACAACCCCATCCCGCAACGCATAATATTCAGCGAGACAATCAATGCCCGTTACTTTCAACTCGAAGCACTCAGTGGTGCCGATGGAGGAAAACCGGCAACAGATATGAACCAGATCGGTATTTTAACAAAATAG